In the genome of Pelobacter seleniigenes DSM 18267, one region contains:
- a CDS encoding SLC13 family permease, with translation MKPSPRDLIRLLLIPTLLCGTLLILFPTLILTPEQSKAAGLALITISLFASGGLPEYLTALLFFLLAMLFKISAPEVIFSGFQSTALWLVFGGLILGVAIRQTGLGQLIAGRLSRKLNQSYTLLILGMGLVGFGFAIIMPSSMGRIILLTPIALALADHFGFKKGSNGRTAIFLSTVFSSFIPAFSILPANVPNMVLSGLAETQFHEKIMFGEYLLLHFPILGLLKLAIISVTLLRLYPDRLPTVPESQSAAGQSRLTSNQRILAVTLTVLVALWASDFIHHISPAWVALVGAVFLLLPKVGIVEGKSFNTQINYASLFFIAGILGLGSLIADSGLGNTLGHALIAALPLDSGSPFVNFLSLVFASSTVGLFTTLPGIPAVMTPLAGEIAQATGFSIKAVLMMQVISFSTVLLPYQAPPIVVAMQLSGERMARVVQPLLIIVLATLLVLLPLDYFWWKVLGWI, from the coding sequence ATGAAGCCGTCCCCCCGGGATCTCATCCGACTCCTGCTTATCCCAACGCTGCTCTGCGGTACGCTGCTGATTCTTTTCCCCACTCTGATTCTGACCCCGGAGCAGAGCAAAGCGGCCGGGCTGGCACTGATTACCATCAGCCTGTTCGCTTCGGGAGGACTGCCCGAATATCTGACGGCGCTGCTATTTTTCCTGCTCGCCATGCTATTCAAAATTTCCGCTCCGGAGGTCATTTTTTCCGGTTTCCAGTCAACAGCCTTATGGCTGGTTTTCGGCGGATTGATACTGGGGGTGGCCATCCGTCAAACCGGCCTGGGGCAACTGATTGCCGGACGGCTGAGTCGCAAGCTGAACCAAAGTTACACACTGTTGATTTTAGGAATGGGTCTGGTCGGCTTCGGGTTTGCCATTATCATGCCGTCTTCCATGGGCCGGATCATCCTGCTCACCCCGATTGCCCTGGCACTGGCCGATCATTTTGGTTTCAAAAAAGGCTCTAATGGCCGTACCGCTATCTTCTTATCGACCGTGTTCAGTTCTTTTATCCCCGCTTTTTCCATTCTCCCCGCCAATGTTCCTAACATGGTGCTGTCCGGCCTCGCCGAAACCCAGTTTCATGAAAAGATCATGTTCGGTGAGTACCTGCTGCTCCATTTCCCTATCCTCGGGCTGCTCAAGTTGGCGATTATCAGTGTCACGCTTCTGCGCCTGTATCCGGACAGACTCCCGACCGTCCCCGAAAGCCAGTCCGCAGCGGGGCAAAGCAGGTTGACCTCTAACCAACGCATCCTGGCAGTCACTCTGACGGTCTTGGTGGCGCTCTGGGCCAGCGACTTTATCCATCATATCTCACCGGCCTGGGTGGCTCTGGTTGGGGCGGTTTTTCTGCTTTTGCCCAAGGTCGGTATTGTGGAAGGAAAATCCTTCAACACCCAGATCAATTATGCCTCGCTGTTTTTCATTGCCGGGATTCTCGGTCTGGGCAGCCTGATTGCCGATTCCGGACTCGGCAACACCCTCGGCCACGCGCTGATTGCGGCCTTGCCCCTTGACAGCGGCAGCCCTTTTGTCAATTTCCTGTCCCTTGTTTTTGCCTCATCTACGGTCGGCCTGTTCACCACTCTCCCGGGCATCCCGGCGGTCATGACCCCCCTTGCCGGGGAAATCGCCCAGGCGACCGGATTCTCCATCAAGGCCGTGCTGATGATGCAGGTGATCAGTTTTTCCACGGTCCTTCTGCCCTACCAGGCACCGCCGATCGTCGTCGCCATGCAACTGTCCGGAGAACGCATGGCCAGGGTGGTCCAACCGCTGCTCATCATTGTGCTGGCAACACTGCTGGTGCTGTTGCCACTCGATTATTTCTGGTGGAAAGTCCTCGGCTGGATTTAA
- a CDS encoding MOSC domain-containing protein, whose translation MLQQLRAVCVSHNKGERKTPVPQVELRPNHGIVGDAHAGNWHRQVSLLAKESIDKMRALGLDVDNGDFAENLTTEGIDLPHLPIGTQLRIGEALLEVTQIGKECHNRCAIYYQAGDCVMPKEGIFAKVLEGGVLQPGDMIELIN comes from the coding sequence ATGCTTCAGCAACTACGCGCGGTTTGTGTCAGTCACAACAAAGGTGAACGCAAAACTCCAGTTCCCCAGGTGGAATTGCGCCCGAATCACGGCATTGTCGGCGACGCCCATGCCGGGAACTGGCACCGTCAGGTCAGTCTGCTGGCCAAGGAGAGCATCGATAAAATGCGGGCGCTGGGCCTGGATGTGGACAACGGCGATTTTGCCGAAAACCTGACCACGGAAGGGATCGACCTGCCCCATCTGCCCATCGGCACGCAACTGCGGATCGGCGAAGCATTGCTTGAGGTCACCCAGATCGGCAAGGAATGCCATAACCGCTGCGCAATCTATTATCAAGCGGGCGATTGCGTCATGCCCAAGGAAGGTATCTTTGCCAAGGTTCTGGAAGGTGGCGTTCTCCAGCCAGGCGATATGATTGAGCTTATTAACTGA
- a CDS encoding protein kinase domain-containing protein translates to MDEHINDILVYFGFNFKIINKLKTSGQRTAYLGDQKGTKVVIKITPAIESNVARIQREFKILSSLNSPLFPKIHKISFITRENLENYHDHLIGEDAAKAAEFIKLNPTPFIYTVEEYIENISWKVVLPKLREEPIFIDFLNNLVIGLALLWEKKIIHRDLKPDNILIRKDLTPTIIDLGIAKSLNPGTRDITSPFFHTPCTPRFAAPEQLLNKKTEISYKSDQFSIGVIGYLILTGRYPYGDVEVDGLDFVIRKMNSKGTIDFSASCINNGQIFTLISKLLEIQPYKRFRIAEDIIKQLKTAKGAI, encoded by the coding sequence ATGGATGAACATATAAATGATATTTTAGTTTATTTTGGTTTCAACTTTAAAATAATAAATAAATTAAAAACTTCAGGACAAAGAACTGCCTATCTTGGAGATCAAAAAGGAACCAAAGTTGTTATAAAAATAACACCAGCTATTGAATCAAATGTAGCTCGAATTCAAAGAGAATTTAAAATATTATCCAGTTTAAACTCACCATTATTTCCAAAAATCCATAAGATATCTTTTATAACAAGAGAGAACCTTGAAAATTATCATGACCACCTCATTGGCGAAGACGCCGCCAAAGCTGCTGAATTTATTAAGTTGAACCCTACTCCCTTTATCTATACCGTCGAAGAGTATATTGAAAATATTTCATGGAAGGTGGTTCTCCCAAAACTAAGAGAAGAGCCTATCTTTATAGATTTTCTCAATAATCTAGTAATAGGGCTTGCTCTTTTATGGGAAAAGAAAATAATTCATAGAGACCTAAAACCAGACAATATATTGATCAGGAAAGATCTCACTCCAACAATTATTGATCTCGGCATAGCAAAAAGCCTCAACCCAGGCACCAGAGACATAACATCGCCATTTTTTCACACGCCATGCACGCCAAGATTTGCTGCACCAGAGCAACTACTAAACAAAAAAACTGAAATTTCCTACAAATCTGATCAGTTTTCTATTGGCGTAATCGGCTACCTAATCCTGACAGGACGATATCCATATGGAGATGTCGAGGTCGACGGTCTAGACTTTGTGATAAGAAAAATGAATTCAAAAGGTACCATTGATTTTAGTGCATCCTGCATAAACAATGGTCAAATATTTACGCTAATTTCAAAGCTTCTCGAAATACAACCTTATAAGAGATTTAGAATAGCAGAGGACATTATAAAACAGCTAAAAACTGCTAAGGGGGCAATATGA
- a CDS encoding PP2C family protein-serine/threonine phosphatase, translating to MKTISRNKTTLLDEILNEYDFGCFSISSNDPNQDNYIFSSFKNKFLLAVADGIGGLPFGTKASQAAIDCLAEINLDGNISKDDVLNTFPKIRSRLEKIKKYYNIESEIGTTLTVAFIDDEFINIFHTGDSRLFLFKEKDIFFQTTDQTLSSQYGIKDHANIITSAIISNRELKIKNNIVKRDSIESLILVTDGVYKSLENDQFKYLCKICESSNLLSETIKSYLEIKGVDDDSTMMSFSIRNYNG from the coding sequence ATGAAAACTATTTCCAGAAATAAAACCACGCTTTTAGATGAAATATTAAACGAGTATGATTTTGGTTGTTTTTCTATAAGTTCGAACGACCCAAATCAGGATAATTACATTTTTTCATCTTTTAAAAATAAATTTTTATTAGCTGTCGCTGATGGGATAGGGGGGTTACCATTTGGGACAAAGGCTTCACAAGCTGCAATTGATTGCCTAGCAGAGATAAATCTTGATGGGAATATTTCTAAAGATGACGTGTTGAATACGTTTCCAAAGATTCGAAGTAGACTTGAAAAAATAAAAAAATATTATAATATTGAAAGCGAAATTGGAACTACTTTAACAGTTGCTTTTATTGATGATGAATTTATAAATATATTTCACACTGGAGATTCTCGTCTTTTCCTATTTAAAGAAAAAGATATTTTTTTTCAAACAACAGACCAAACACTTTCAAGTCAATATGGAATTAAAGATCACGCAAATATTATTACATCTGCAATAATTTCAAATAGAGAACTTAAAATTAAGAACAATATAGTAAAAAGAGACTCAATAGAATCCCTAATACTGGTAACTGATGGAGTCTATAAATCATTAGAAAATGATCAATTTAAATATTTATGTAAAATATGTGAATCTTCAAATCTACTATCAGAAACAATAAAATCTTATCTTGAAATAAAAGGTGTTGATGATGATAGTACGATGATGTCTTTTTCAATAAGGAATTATAATGGATGA
- a CDS encoding tyrosine-type recombinase/integrase: MASINKRGPYQWQVKIRRRGWPKQVKTFETYEDAARWARKIETEMDDGIFVSRKEAENTTLDEALDRYLREKTPHKKGAAQETNRINLFKRSNLASRFLSTIRSTDIAKYRDRRLAEGKSPYTVNNELILLSNLFNVAHKEWGMESLDNPIAKVSRPKMPKGRDRRLLPGEEELLLASLGLTLKPLFQIALETAMRQGELLSLEWRDVNLTRRVAYLPETKNSEPRNVPLSSKAVNVLSKLPRRIDGKVFGVTGAHVSKTFRETCEKLKIEDLRWHDLRHEACSRLFEKGLNPMEVASISGHKTLQMLKRYTHLKAEDLARKLG, translated from the coding sequence TTGGCATCAATCAACAAACGCGGACCGTATCAGTGGCAGGTTAAAATCAGACGTCGGGGCTGGCCGAAACAAGTCAAAACGTTCGAAACATACGAAGACGCTGCTCGTTGGGCCAGGAAGATCGAAACGGAAATGGATGACGGTATTTTCGTTTCAAGAAAGGAAGCTGAAAACACAACCCTAGATGAGGCCCTGGATCGCTATCTGCGTGAAAAAACCCCACACAAAAAAGGTGCCGCACAGGAAACAAACCGGATCAACCTATTCAAACGGTCCAACCTCGCCAGCCGCTTTCTGTCTACCATCCGCAGCACCGATATTGCAAAATATCGCGATCGCCGCCTTGCAGAAGGAAAAAGCCCCTATACCGTCAACAACGAATTGATTCTCCTGTCAAATCTGTTCAATGTTGCCCATAAGGAATGGGGGATGGAGTCACTCGACAATCCAATCGCCAAAGTCTCTCGTCCCAAAATGCCCAAAGGGCGTGATCGTCGCTTACTTCCTGGCGAAGAAGAACTGCTGTTAGCTTCCTTAGGGCTCACCTTGAAGCCATTGTTTCAAATTGCCTTGGAAACCGCAATGAGGCAAGGAGAGCTACTTTCTCTTGAATGGAGGGATGTTAACTTAACTCGCCGGGTTGCCTATCTGCCGGAAACCAAAAATAGTGAACCTCGAAATGTTCCTCTTTCATCTAAAGCAGTCAACGTACTGAGCAAACTTCCTCGCAGAATTGATGGTAAAGTTTTTGGAGTCACTGGTGCTCATGTCAGTAAAACTTTTCGTGAAACATGCGAAAAGTTAAAAATTGAGGACCTTCGTTGGCATGATTTAAGACATGAAGCATGTTCCAGGCTATTTGAAAAAGGATTAAATCCTATGGAAGTAGCAAGCATATCCGGCCACAAAACCCTTCAAATGCTGAAGCGATACACCCATTTGAAGGCAGAGGATCTTGCAAGAAAACTTGGATAA
- the glp gene encoding gephyrin-like molybdotransferase Glp — protein sequence MSLSLEQAIQHVLSTIAPLPAQKDPLLDVVGRAVADDLIADHALPAFDNSAMDGFAFCYADISGTDTLPVSDYIPAGKIPGAELRPATACKIMTGAPLPKGADSVVPIENCREQDGRVTILKAVKAGANVRRQGEDVLPGQKVMSAGTVLSPAQVNLLAALRMSSLPVHRRARVAILATGDELQELEEPYFNGGVVNSNTWGLAAALKEIHAIPLLLGIARDNKDSLKEKILQGLKADALITSAGVSAGDRDLVREVLAECGVKEQFWQIKVRPGKPTAFGLADQTPVFSLPGNPVATMLLFEVLVRPALLKMMGHKQLFRTTLKARLTAPISKKVGQVQIIRLLLSINEHGELCATGAGDQRTGILSTLAATQGLTILPEDKSDFDQGERIDVQILGPGAALSY from the coding sequence ATGTCGCTGTCCCTTGAACAAGCAATTCAACACGTACTGTCAACCATTGCCCCCCTGCCAGCGCAGAAAGACCCGCTGCTGGACGTGGTCGGCAGGGCGGTCGCGGATGACTTGATCGCCGATCATGCGTTACCCGCATTTGACAATTCAGCCATGGATGGTTTTGCCTTCTGCTATGCCGATATCAGCGGCACCGATACCCTGCCCGTCAGCGATTATATCCCGGCCGGGAAAATTCCCGGCGCCGAACTTCGTCCGGCAACAGCCTGCAAAATCATGACCGGTGCCCCCTTGCCGAAAGGTGCGGACTCGGTTGTACCGATTGAAAACTGTCGCGAGCAGGACGGGCGGGTCACCATCCTCAAAGCGGTCAAGGCCGGCGCCAATGTTCGCCGCCAGGGTGAAGATGTCCTCCCCGGCCAGAAAGTTATGTCCGCAGGTACGGTGTTAAGCCCGGCCCAGGTCAATCTGCTGGCCGCCTTGCGCATGTCCTCCCTCCCGGTTCACCGCCGTGCCCGGGTTGCTATTTTGGCCACCGGCGATGAACTGCAGGAACTGGAAGAGCCTTATTTCAACGGCGGGGTCGTCAACAGCAACACCTGGGGACTGGCAGCCGCATTGAAGGAAATCCACGCCATCCCGCTGCTACTCGGGATTGCCCGTGACAATAAAGACAGCCTGAAAGAAAAAATCCTCCAGGGGCTCAAAGCCGACGCACTGATCACTTCGGCCGGCGTCTCGGCTGGTGACCGCGACCTGGTCCGTGAAGTTCTGGCCGAATGCGGCGTCAAAGAGCAATTCTGGCAGATTAAAGTACGCCCCGGCAAACCGACCGCCTTCGGCCTGGCCGACCAGACCCCGGTCTTTTCTCTGCCCGGAAACCCCGTTGCGACCATGCTGCTATTCGAAGTTCTGGTTCGCCCCGCGTTGTTGAAGATGATGGGACACAAACAACTGTTCCGCACCACCCTCAAAGCCCGCTTGACCGCTCCCATCAGTAAAAAAGTCGGCCAGGTGCAGATTATTCGCCTGCTTCTCAGCATCAATGAGCATGGTGAATTATGTGCCACCGGAGCCGGTGACCAGAGGACCGGGATTCTCAGTACTCTGGCAGCGACCCAGGGATTAACCATACTTCCAGAAGATAAGAGCGACTTCGACCAAGGCGAACGGATCGATGTCCAAATCCTCGGCCCCGGAGCTGCTCTCAGCTATTGA
- a CDS encoding DUF3373 family protein yields MKKSILVLLTILLVVPNMLLAATPTIEDLQKQISDIAKELDELSNRVDKPERHAALDRINFYGDLRNTVDSVHYKNLVYSPGIKMNYPGAGIINVPMSAGPKESDLNNDVLYTTRLRLGMKAKIAENMNFSGRLTMYKNWGDSTTTKVFDSWNAFTMDGTDSGSTSGDWLRVERAFFDWKDIGGSNFYLSIGRRPSTYGPPTNFRENELRGGTPSGHLVNFNFDGVTIGYHLSELTGVEGQTVRFCYGQGFESELGNGSLFNDDITANLEDTHLGGFNIDVFNDGQTFVQATLFRAQNVVDGFKGTFAFPTQMMAQFAPTIYGDGQNFKNMNFEVRYTPTTVIGDINLAALGFSREEDNGFVWFGSLAWTQLNPNGKAGMFGGMGTSAVYTFDGDGNIDSITAEDDKTQNGYGVYVGIQVPAPMGKFGLEYNYGSKYWTPFTQAQDDVVGSKLATRGHAGEAYYIFDINSNAFLRIGAIYYDYQYSGSGSPVGKPEKVSDIQDGKAYSLLPVADTAWDAYAKLTMKF; encoded by the coding sequence ATGAAGAAGAGTATCTTAGTACTGCTGACGATCCTGCTGGTCGTACCCAACATGTTGCTGGCTGCCACGCCGACGATCGAGGATCTCCAGAAACAGATTTCCGATATCGCTAAAGAACTTGATGAACTCTCCAATCGGGTTGATAAGCCGGAGCGTCACGCCGCTCTCGACCGGATCAATTTCTATGGTGATTTGCGCAATACCGTTGATAGTGTCCATTACAAAAATCTGGTCTATAGCCCGGGGATCAAGATGAATTACCCGGGTGCCGGGATCATCAATGTCCCGATGTCCGCTGGACCGAAAGAGTCGGATCTCAATAACGATGTCCTTTATACCACTCGCCTGCGCCTTGGAATGAAAGCCAAAATTGCCGAGAATATGAATTTTTCCGGTCGTTTGACCATGTACAAAAACTGGGGAGATTCAACGACTACCAAGGTTTTCGATTCCTGGAATGCTTTCACCATGGACGGGACAGACAGTGGCAGCACTTCCGGTGACTGGCTGCGGGTAGAACGGGCCTTTTTCGACTGGAAGGATATCGGCGGCAGCAATTTCTATCTCTCCATTGGTCGCCGGCCCTCAACCTACGGTCCGCCGACCAACTTCCGTGAAAATGAGCTGCGCGGCGGAACACCAAGTGGTCATCTGGTCAACTTTAACTTTGACGGTGTGACGATCGGTTATCATTTGAGCGAGCTCACCGGTGTCGAAGGTCAGACCGTGCGGTTCTGTTATGGCCAGGGCTTTGAATCCGAATTGGGTAATGGCTCCCTGTTTAATGATGATATTACCGCCAATCTGGAAGATACTCATTTAGGCGGCTTCAACATCGATGTGTTTAACGATGGGCAGACTTTTGTTCAGGCCACTTTATTCCGGGCTCAAAATGTTGTTGACGGCTTTAAGGGTACTTTTGCTTTCCCGACACAGATGATGGCGCAATTTGCGCCGACAATATATGGAGATGGGCAAAATTTTAAAAACATGAACTTTGAAGTTCGTTACACCCCGACAACGGTTATCGGGGATATTAACCTGGCCGCATTAGGTTTTAGCCGTGAAGAAGACAACGGCTTCGTCTGGTTTGGTTCTCTTGCTTGGACGCAACTTAATCCTAATGGCAAGGCAGGAATGTTCGGCGGGATGGGGACTAGCGCAGTTTATACTTTTGATGGCGACGGAAACATCGACTCAATTACCGCTGAAGACGATAAAACTCAAAACGGCTACGGTGTCTATGTCGGGATCCAGGTGCCGGCACCAATGGGCAAATTCGGTTTGGAATACAACTATGGCTCAAAATACTGGACACCCTTTACCCAGGCCCAGGATGATGTGGTTGGCAGCAAGCTGGCAACCCGTGGCCATGCTGGCGAAGCATACTATATCTTTGATATCAACAGTAATGCCTTCCTGAGAATCGGCGCCATCTATTATGACTACCAGTATTCGGGGAGCGGCTCTCCGGTCGGCAAACCGGAAAAGGTTTCCGATATTCAGGATGGAAAAGCCTACTCCCTGCTGCCCGTGGCTGACACGGCCTGGGATGCCTACGCCAAGCTGACCATGAAGTTCTGA
- a CDS encoding c-type cytochrome, producing MAVEGGNSRKGKHLFKKNCKSCHDTGGEGGALTPLTKTMGQWDRFFEKQDHPGDLFKSMSEKDLKDINQFLYDHAADSPSPETCG from the coding sequence ATGGCTGTTGAGGGAGGCAATTCCCGTAAAGGCAAGCACCTGTTCAAAAAGAACTGTAAATCCTGCCACGATACCGGCGGAGAAGGCGGTGCACTGACTCCGTTGACCAAAACCATGGGGCAATGGGATCGTTTTTTCGAAAAGCAGGACCATCCAGGCGATTTGTTCAAATCGATGTCTGAAAAAGATCTCAAAGATATCAACCAGTTCCTTTATGACCATGCGGCTGACTCACCGTCGCCTGAAACCTGCGGCTAA
- a CDS encoding GIY-YIG nuclease family protein produces MAKSVFTDEDDALLAELGVEVETKKVAARTPREERIIAGFEEIQRFVEQNDRLPSSTEGNDIFERIYATRLNQIRSQQECCDLLSEFDHQGLLDGDFQNEDVDSCELTDDELLEELGVSVGAESDITKLRHVKSQAEKQVAEEIANRTICEDFDTFKKLFDAVQQDLDTGDRKTLKFRKDAGFLKTDIKQGQFFILGGQTAYVAEVGEPIKAPNGEFDARLRVIYSNKTESDILLRSVVRAMYKDEASRLISEPNAGPLFSDLAEDEDLASGTIYVLRSKSTHPVITENRDVIHKIGVTGGKVEKRIANAKLDPTYLMADVEIVATYELYNINRTRLEKLLHRFFENAKLDIKINDRFGHPISPKEWFLVPLFIIDEVVEKIKDETLEQFRYDAESVSLVAFSG; encoded by the coding sequence ATGGCTAAGTCTGTATTTACTGACGAAGATGACGCCCTCTTAGCTGAACTTGGCGTTGAGGTTGAGACAAAAAAGGTTGCGGCTCGGACTCCCCGGGAAGAGCGAATTATTGCCGGGTTTGAAGAGATTCAGCGCTTTGTTGAACAGAACGACCGCTTGCCTTCTTCAACTGAAGGGAATGATATCTTCGAGAGGATCTATGCAACGCGCCTCAATCAGATCAGGTCTCAACAGGAATGCTGTGATCTTCTATCCGAGTTCGATCACCAGGGCCTGCTCGATGGTGATTTTCAGAATGAAGATGTAGACAGCTGCGAACTGACAGATGACGAATTGCTGGAAGAGCTTGGTGTTTCCGTGGGGGCAGAGAGTGACATAACGAAGCTCCGGCATGTGAAGTCCCAGGCAGAGAAGCAGGTCGCTGAGGAAATTGCTAATCGAACGATTTGCGAAGACTTCGACACGTTTAAAAAGCTTTTCGACGCGGTTCAGCAGGATCTGGACACGGGAGACCGCAAGACTCTGAAATTCAGAAAAGATGCAGGGTTCCTAAAAACAGATATAAAGCAGGGTCAATTTTTCATCCTTGGCGGGCAGACCGCGTATGTGGCTGAGGTTGGCGAGCCCATTAAGGCCCCAAATGGGGAGTTTGATGCTCGATTGCGTGTGATCTATTCGAATAAAACCGAAAGCGATATTTTGCTACGCTCAGTTGTCCGGGCTATGTACAAGGATGAAGCCAGCCGCTTGATTTCAGAACCCAACGCGGGGCCGCTATTCTCTGATCTTGCTGAGGATGAAGACCTTGCCAGCGGAACCATTTATGTTCTGAGAAGCAAGTCTACCCATCCGGTCATTACAGAGAATAGAGATGTGATTCACAAGATCGGCGTAACCGGAGGGAAGGTTGAAAAGCGCATTGCTAACGCAAAGCTGGACCCGACCTACCTAATGGCTGATGTCGAAATAGTGGCAACCTACGAGCTTTACAATATCAATCGAACCAGGCTGGAGAAGCTTCTGCATAGGTTCTTTGAAAACGCCAAACTGGACATCAAAATCAATGATCGGTTCGGCCATCCTATTAGTCCTAAAGAATGGTTTCTGGTTCCTCTGTTTATTATTGATGAGGTAGTTGAAAAGATTAAAGACGAGACTTTGGAACAGTTTAGGTACGATGCGGAATCGGTCAGCTTGGTAGCGTTCTCCGGATAA
- the moaA gene encoding GTP 3',8-cyclase MoaA — protein MAEMQDKYGRKVNYLRLSITDRCNLRCRYCMPAEGVPEQSHSETLSYEELLHIVTAATELGIRKVRVTGGEPLVRKGALDFIGRLAQLPRIEEVALTTNGLLLHKYAAALKEAGIHTLNVSLDSLKEDTFAAITRGGSLSQVLLGLDKAQAVGLKIKLNMVVMRGVNDQEILTFAELGLGNPWSIRFIEYMPTIRETSWRKHLVSGADILALLGKHHQLEELSGGRYCGPAKPYRIRGAKGTLGIITPMSDHFCGSCNRIRVTSDGLAKSCLLSERAVDLKPFLQLPVSQLRAILHDVINEKPSQHHFAIDEPSQSPFSMASIGG, from the coding sequence ATGGCCGAGATGCAGGATAAATATGGGCGCAAAGTTAATTATCTGCGCTTATCCATTACCGATCGCTGTAATCTCCGCTGCCGTTATTGCATGCCGGCAGAGGGAGTTCCGGAACAATCCCACAGCGAAACTCTCAGTTATGAAGAGTTGCTGCACATCGTCACTGCGGCAACCGAGCTGGGAATTCGCAAAGTTCGTGTGACCGGCGGCGAGCCCCTGGTGCGCAAAGGTGCTCTTGATTTCATCGGCCGTCTGGCACAACTGCCTCGCATTGAGGAGGTAGCCCTGACCACCAACGGCCTTCTCTTGCACAAATACGCAGCCGCGTTAAAAGAGGCCGGCATCCATACCCTGAACGTCAGCCTTGACAGCCTAAAGGAGGACACGTTTGCCGCCATCACTCGCGGCGGCTCCCTGAGCCAGGTCCTGCTCGGTTTGGACAAGGCTCAGGCTGTGGGGCTCAAAATAAAACTGAATATGGTCGTTATGCGCGGAGTCAATGACCAGGAGATTCTCACATTCGCCGAGCTGGGACTGGGAAACCCCTGGTCGATCCGCTTTATCGAATATATGCCGACCATCAGGGAAACCAGTTGGCGCAAGCACCTGGTCAGCGGGGCGGATATCCTGGCGCTGTTAGGCAAGCATCACCAGTTGGAGGAACTGTCCGGCGGCCGCTATTGCGGACCGGCCAAACCCTATCGGATCCGCGGGGCCAAAGGAACCCTCGGTATTATCACCCCCATGAGCGACCACTTCTGCGGTTCCTGCAATCGAATTCGAGTCACCTCCGACGGTCTGGCTAAAAGCTGCCTGCTCAGCGAACGGGCCGTCGATCTGAAACCCTTCCTGCAACTGCCGGTTTCACAGCTTCGGGCAATTTTACATGACGTTATCAACGAGAAACCATCACAACATCATTTTGCCATTGATGAGCCTTCCCAAAGCCCATTCAGCATGGCAAGCATCGGAGGATGA